The following proteins are encoded in a genomic region of bacterium:
- a CDS encoding efflux RND transporter periplasmic adaptor subunit: protein MAIKWRSRKKLLIGGGIALIIIVFALISLTKSGDKRTVVQADVAIKDDITELVNASGRIQPQTKVNIVAEVSAEIREIYVREGDRVTKGQPLLLLDTVQLKSDVAQARYSLDELTSRTASAKAQFERDKLEAERQEKLYAQKLSSETEYTNARLAYESSKAEYDAMEAQVKTGRARLDKALDNLRKTRITAPMDGVVTYLGAEVGEISQAQTSFTQGQTLMTIADLSVFEVEVDVDETEVAKVQVGQTAKIRVDAFRDTSFAGEVVEVGNSATISGQGTESYTTSFRVKVRFADANPGVRPGMSASVDITTATAADALLVPYAAVVTREFDPDSLKKSATPVEEASAVGTAHAAATDDPDAESTESGPARKAKKIRKTGVFLIKDGKAAFREIRTGIADDRNIAVHEGLAPGDSVVSGSFQTLRRLSDGELVRVDNPTGGGPDKK, encoded by the coding sequence ATGGCTATCAAATGGCGCTCCCGGAAGAAGCTGCTGATCGGCGGCGGCATCGCTTTGATCATCATCGTCTTTGCTCTGATTTCCCTCACCAAATCCGGCGACAAACGCACGGTGGTTCAGGCGGATGTCGCGATCAAGGACGACATCACCGAACTGGTCAACGCTTCCGGACGTATCCAGCCGCAGACCAAGGTCAACATCGTGGCGGAGGTCTCGGCCGAGATTCGCGAAATCTATGTCCGCGAAGGGGATCGAGTCACCAAGGGGCAACCACTCCTGCTTTTGGACACCGTCCAGCTGAAATCGGATGTCGCCCAGGCGCGTTACTCGCTGGATGAGTTGACCTCACGCACGGCTTCCGCCAAGGCGCAATTCGAACGCGACAAGCTCGAGGCCGAACGGCAGGAAAAACTCTACGCCCAGAAACTGTCCTCGGAAACCGAATACACCAACGCCCGGCTTGCCTACGAAAGCAGCAAGGCCGAGTACGACGCCATGGAGGCGCAGGTCAAAACCGGCCGCGCCCGCCTCGACAAGGCGCTGGATAATCTGCGCAAGACCCGGATCACCGCGCCGATGGACGGCGTGGTAACCTACCTCGGCGCGGAGGTCGGCGAAATCTCGCAGGCGCAGACCTCGTTTACACAGGGCCAGACGCTGATGACGATCGCCGATCTGTCGGTGTTCGAGGTCGAAGTCGATGTCGATGAGACCGAAGTCGCCAAGGTCCAGGTGGGCCAGACCGCCAAGATCCGCGTCGATGCCTTCCGCGACACGTCGTTTGCCGGCGAAGTGGTGGAAGTCGGCAACTCGGCGACCATCTCGGGCCAGGGGACCGAAAGCTACACCACCAGCTTCCGGGTCAAGGTGCGTTTCGCCGATGCCAACCCCGGAGTGCGTCCCGGCATGTCGGCCTCGGTGGACATCACCACCGCGACCGCGGCGGATGCCCTGCTGGTTCCGTATGCCGCCGTCGTCACCCGTGAGTTCGATCCGGACTCGCTCAAGAAGTCCGCGACGCCCGTCGAGGAGGCCAGCGCGGTTGGCACGGCGCACGCCGCCGCCACTGACGACCCCGATGCCGAGTCGACTGAATCAGGCCCGGCACGCAAAGCCAAGAAGATCCGCAAGACCGGCGTCTTTCTGATCAAGGATGGCAAGGCCGCCTTCCGGGAGATCCGGACCGGCATTGCCGATGACCGCAACATCGCCGTGCACGAGGGCCTGGCTCCCGGCGACAGCGTGGTCTCCGGCTCCTTCCAGACGTTGCGACGTCTCTCCGACGGGGAGTTGGTGCGCGTCGATAATCCCACCGGCGGCGGCCCGGACAAGAAGTAG
- a CDS encoding amino acid permease codes for MPQVQSQLQTTSSPPAGDDLRRVLTYWDAVALIAGIMIGSGIFATPPQIAASLDRFGPMISVWLLGGLLALCGALTYAELAAMYPRTGGAFVFLREAYGRPPAFVYGWSALLITYPASVAAVAVVFAAYLKRLVPGIPIPESVIAAGLALFACGLNMLGVVLGARVQRTFTAAKVGALVSLVVFAVFATEGQFTHLTPIWAAPSGGWQVGAFALAMASVMWTYEGWADGPTLSGEVKDIRRDLPRALIIGTGAVTIVYILVNASYVYVLSIPGIAASSSVAVDMAEHTMGQFGGLFVNLLVIASTAGSVNGMVIAGSRVSFAMARECLFFESVGRVHPRLQTPANALAILGVVSATYCLLGTFDQLIRYFVFVAMIWFVMNILAVFVLRTRAPRLDRPFRVPLYPVTPAIFLVVALGLMYQLFHENTRDSVIGLVIIAVSFPAYWLWRRFYCK; via the coding sequence ATGCCACAGGTTCAATCACAACTGCAGACGACCTCATCGCCACCCGCCGGCGATGACTTGCGGCGTGTCCTGACGTACTGGGACGCGGTCGCGCTGATTGCCGGGATCATGATCGGCTCGGGGATTTTCGCGACGCCACCGCAGATTGCCGCGTCGCTGGACCGGTTCGGGCCGATGATCTCGGTGTGGCTGCTCGGAGGGCTGCTGGCGCTCTGCGGCGCGCTCACCTACGCCGAGCTGGCGGCGATGTACCCGCGCACCGGCGGCGCGTTTGTGTTTCTGCGCGAGGCGTACGGTCGGCCTCCGGCTTTTGTCTATGGCTGGTCGGCCCTGCTCATCACCTATCCCGCCTCGGTCGCCGCGGTCGCGGTGGTCTTTGCCGCGTATCTCAAGCGATTGGTTCCCGGCATCCCGATCCCCGAGAGCGTCATCGCCGCGGGGCTGGCGCTTTTCGCCTGCGGGTTGAACATGCTCGGCGTGGTTTTGGGCGCGCGGGTTCAGCGGACGTTTACCGCCGCCAAGGTGGGGGCGCTGGTGTCGCTTGTTGTCTTTGCGGTCTTTGCCACCGAGGGGCAATTTACGCACCTGACGCCGATTTGGGCGGCTCCGTCGGGAGGCTGGCAGGTGGGCGCGTTCGCGCTGGCGATGGCGTCGGTCATGTGGACCTATGAGGGTTGGGCCGACGGCCCGACCCTCTCCGGTGAAGTGAAGGACATCCGCCGCGATCTGCCGCGGGCCCTGATCATCGGCACCGGCGCGGTGACGATTGTCTACATCCTCGTCAACGCTTCCTACGTCTATGTTCTCTCGATTCCCGGCATCGCGGCCAGTTCCTCGGTGGCGGTGGACATGGCCGAGCACACCATGGGGCAGTTTGGCGGGCTGTTTGTCAACCTGCTGGTGATCGCCTCGACCGCGGGGAGTGTCAATGGGATGGTGATTGCCGGTTCGCGGGTGTCGTTTGCGATGGCGCGCGAGTGCCTGTTCTTCGAATCCGTTGGACGCGTGCATCCGCGTCTGCAGACCCCGGCGAACGCGCTGGCGATTCTCGGCGTGGTGTCGGCAACGTACTGCCTGCTGGGCACCTTTGACCAGCTGATCCGCTACTTTGTGTTCGTGGCAATGATCTGGTTTGTCATGAACATCCTGGCGGTCTTTGTCCTGCGCACCCGCGCGCCGCGTCTGGACCGGCCCTTCCGAGTTCCCCTCTACCCGGTGACACCGGCGATCTTTCTCGTCGTGGCGCTGGGGCTGATGTACCAGCTCTTCCACGAGAACACCCGCGATTCGGTGATCGGGCTGGTCATCATCGCGGTGAGTTTCCCTGCCTACTGGCTCTGGCGGCGCTTCTACTGCAAGTAG
- a CDS encoding ABC transporter permease, which translates to MILLSLIKEAFSALWVNRLRSVLTIVGMVMGVTSVIAIVSTVEGMQKNMVQTFESMGPNTFMVSRIGFAVDMKQYLERLKRKKLNRHLIDPLREGCPDCEDIGAEGYASDHLKYGAQGMSWVQVTGETPNMLAIREKDVVEGRYFSWEDDHRRAKVAFIGGKVKDKLFPNEDPIGKRIRIGPKEFTVIGVAESVGGLFGDEADEFVSIPLATHQSLYPKPGNPVNLVIRAASMESRERAMDQVRVVLRTIRRVDYEKPDDFEIFTPDAILSFINNITRAFRVLVVSLPLLSIVIGGIVIMNIMMISVSERTREIGIRKSIGARRRHVLLQFLYESLILSLVGGLLGATFGILLGRTVLTSLLDIHVSATALGLILGLGISTGVGLFFGIYPAWKASRLDPIKALSYE; encoded by the coding sequence ATGATCCTTTTGTCTCTCATCAAAGAGGCGTTTTCCGCCCTGTGGGTCAACCGCCTCCGCTCTGTCCTGACCATCGTCGGCATGGTGATGGGCGTGACGTCGGTCATTGCCATCGTCTCGACCGTCGAGGGCATGCAGAAGAACATGGTGCAGACGTTCGAGTCGATGGGGCCGAACACGTTCATGGTTTCCCGCATCGGTTTCGCCGTCGACATGAAGCAGTACCTCGAGCGTCTCAAGCGCAAGAAACTCAACCGCCACCTGATCGATCCGTTGCGCGAGGGCTGCCCCGACTGCGAGGACATCGGCGCCGAGGGGTATGCCAGCGATCATCTCAAATACGGCGCGCAGGGTATGAGCTGGGTGCAGGTCACCGGCGAGACGCCCAACATGCTGGCCATTCGCGAAAAGGACGTCGTGGAAGGACGTTACTTCTCCTGGGAGGATGACCACCGCCGCGCCAAAGTCGCCTTCATTGGCGGCAAGGTGAAAGACAAGCTCTTTCCCAACGAGGATCCCATCGGCAAACGCATTCGGATCGGGCCCAAAGAATTCACCGTGATCGGCGTCGCGGAGTCGGTCGGCGGCCTCTTCGGCGACGAAGCCGACGAGTTTGTCTCCATTCCGTTGGCCACCCATCAGTCGCTGTATCCCAAGCCGGGCAACCCGGTCAATCTGGTGATCAGGGCCGCATCGATGGAGTCCCGCGAACGCGCCATGGACCAGGTGCGCGTGGTGCTGCGCACCATCCGTCGGGTCGACTACGAGAAGCCCGATGACTTCGAGATCTTCACCCCCGATGCGATCCTCAGCTTCATCAACAACATCACCCGCGCCTTCCGGGTGCTGGTGGTGTCGCTGCCGCTTCTGTCGATTGTCATCGGCGGGATCGTCATCATGAACATCATGATGATCTCCGTGTCCGAGCGCACTCGCGAAATCGGCATCCGCAAGTCGATCGGCGCGCGCCGGCGGCATGTGCTGCTGCAATTCCTCTACGAATCGCTGATCCTTTCGCTGGTCGGCGGGCTGTTGGGCGCCACCTTCGGAATCCTCCTGGGACGGACCGTGCTGACCTCCCTGCTGGACATCCATGTCTCGGCCACGGCGCTGGGGTTGATTCTCGGCCTCGGCATCTCGACCGGCGTCGGCCTGTTCTTCGGCATTTACCCGGCGTGGAAGGCCTCGCGCCTCGACCCGATCAAGGCGCTGTCCTATGAGTAA
- a CDS encoding ABC transporter permease encodes MSKSVKTWPEMVEGMRLAFDAVRVNKFRSIMTIIGVMIGVGAVILVNTIMDGFTQYTYESIDKIGRNVMYVSQWTGHEDWDNLTEEERRRKPITMDEAYAIREMCPLVGAIAPQKSARNNILKYEEKEIRTPDDFRGTWPEWVDVMAREIEHGRSFDDNDMAREAMVVVIGPEIADALFDTRADAVGKDIRINGYRFQVIGVMEHIEDFFNISENDFAFIPMSTFERLYPNEKEVELLVSAVSREVFDEALDQVVNAVRRVRKLRPEDENNFGVETQARFKDQVGDIVVKVQLGATGVACVGLLVGVIGVMNIMLIAVTQRTREIGVRKAVGARRANIMFQFLVEAGTLTGMGGIIGIVVGALVGLLVTSLLDWHYSLSLLWTFIGLAMSAGTGMIAGLYPAWRAARVNPIEALRYE; translated from the coding sequence ATGAGTAAGTCGGTCAAGACCTGGCCGGAGATGGTCGAGGGGATGCGGCTGGCGTTCGATGCCGTCCGCGTCAACAAGTTCCGCTCGATCATGACTATTATCGGCGTCATGATCGGCGTCGGGGCGGTGATCCTTGTCAACACGATCATGGACGGGTTCACGCAGTACACCTACGAATCGATCGACAAGATCGGCCGCAACGTGATGTACGTCAGCCAGTGGACCGGCCACGAGGACTGGGACAACCTGACCGAGGAGGAGCGCCGCCGCAAGCCGATCACGATGGACGAGGCCTACGCCATCCGCGAGATGTGTCCGTTGGTCGGCGCGATCGCGCCGCAGAAGAGCGCCCGCAACAACATCCTCAAGTACGAGGAAAAGGAAATCCGCACCCCCGACGATTTCCGCGGCACCTGGCCGGAGTGGGTTGATGTGATGGCGCGGGAGATCGAACACGGCCGCTCGTTTGACGACAACGACATGGCGCGCGAGGCGATGGTGGTTGTCATCGGACCCGAGATCGCCGACGCCCTCTTCGACACCCGAGCCGACGCGGTCGGCAAGGACATCCGCATCAACGGCTACAGGTTCCAGGTCATTGGCGTGATGGAGCACATCGAGGACTTCTTCAACATCAGTGAGAACGATTTCGCCTTCATCCCGATGTCCACTTTCGAGCGGCTCTACCCCAACGAAAAGGAAGTGGAACTGCTGGTCAGCGCGGTCTCGCGCGAGGTCTTCGACGAGGCCCTCGATCAGGTCGTCAACGCCGTGCGCCGGGTGCGGAAACTGCGGCCGGAAGACGAGAACAACTTCGGCGTCGAGACCCAGGCCCGGTTCAAAGACCAGGTCGGCGACATCGTCGTCAAAGTGCAGCTCGGCGCGACCGGCGTCGCCTGCGTCGGGTTGCTGGTCGGCGTGATCGGCGTGATGAACATCATGCTGATCGCGGTCACCCAGCGCACGCGCGAGATCGGCGTGCGCAAGGCGGTCGGCGCCCGCCGCGCCAACATCATGTTCCAGTTCCTCGTCGAAGCCGGCACCCTGACCGGCATGGGCGGCATCATCGGCATCGTGGTCGGCGCGCTGGTCGGCCTGCTGGTAACCTCCCTGCTCGACTGGCACTACTCGCTCTCCTTGCTGTGGACCTTTATCGGCCTGGCAATGTCGGCCGGCACCGGCATGATCGCCGGCCTCTACCCCGCCTGGCGCGCCGCGCGCGTCAACCCCATTGAAGCGCTGCGCTACGAGTAA
- a CDS encoding S9 family peptidase, with amino-acid sequence MKCRPLPVVTIATLVALVVLAVWPRDAAARDPLTPDQVARLRGVTSAVISPDGKWIAYTLRVPRDLRTEKDGAAWEELHVVDADGRSRPYVTGAVNVTTVRWTPDGRAITYLARRGEDEKRALYEIPLDGGESRKIAEHGADIANYELDPSGQRLFFLATEPTPKAIESLRKKGFTQEVYTESKEPVRVWVRAVDAPDSLAKRLDLTGSASEAHWSPDGGKIALCLAPTAMADDEYMRRRVHVIDAANGALIARIDNPGKIGQVAWSPDGRHLAMIAGADPNDPAAGRLMIAPSSGGVPIDIIPDLQGDIADFAWRDNQSLVVLVNQGVWSHLDVIGLDERQSRLYASPAPIWSDRQTPIGRPEEGAIFTSFSYADLTGALALTGNSPRHPTEVYYRRSTGSEPVRLTDNNLWLADCALAPQEVVRYTARDGLEIEGILIRPLNEQPGTRYPLILQVHGGPEAHYQNGWLTNYASAGQVAAARGMAVFYPNYRASTGRGVEFSKMDHGDLAGKEFDDLIDGVDHLIGAGLVDSAKVGVTGGSYGGYATAWCATYYSDRFAAAVMSVGVTDQVSKFAISDIPNELIEVHLRKTPWENWQFLLERSPIYYADRSKTPTLILHGKKDTRVNPSQSLELYTHLTMRGKAPVRLVWYPDEAHGNRKAAAQRDYNLRMLQWLEHYLKGPGGEPPDYVLDYGLE; translated from the coding sequence ATGAAGTGTCGTCCACTGCCGGTTGTGACGATCGCCACGCTGGTCGCCTTGGTCGTGTTGGCCGTCTGGCCGCGTGACGCCGCCGCGCGCGATCCCCTGACACCCGATCAAGTGGCCCGCCTGCGCGGCGTCACCAGCGCCGTCATCTCCCCCGATGGGAAATGGATCGCCTACACGCTGCGCGTGCCCCGCGATCTGCGCACCGAGAAGGATGGCGCGGCGTGGGAGGAGCTGCATGTGGTCGACGCCGACGGGCGCTCGCGGCCGTATGTCACCGGCGCGGTCAATGTGACCACGGTGCGCTGGACGCCCGATGGCCGCGCGATCACCTATCTGGCCCGCCGCGGCGAGGATGAGAAACGCGCGCTCTATGAGATCCCCCTTGACGGCGGCGAATCGCGCAAGATCGCCGAACATGGCGCCGACATCGCCAATTATGAACTGGATCCCTCCGGGCAGCGCCTGTTCTTCCTGGCGACCGAGCCGACCCCGAAGGCGATCGAGTCACTCCGCAAGAAGGGCTTCACGCAGGAAGTCTATACCGAGTCCAAAGAACCGGTCCGGGTCTGGGTGCGCGCGGTGGACGCCCCCGATTCGCTGGCCAAGCGGCTGGACCTGACCGGCAGCGCCTCCGAGGCGCACTGGAGCCCCGACGGCGGGAAAATCGCGCTCTGTCTGGCGCCGACCGCCATGGCCGACGATGAGTACATGCGCCGTCGCGTGCACGTCATCGATGCCGCAAACGGCGCGCTGATCGCCAGAATCGACAATCCCGGCAAGATCGGACAGGTGGCCTGGTCGCCCGACGGGCGCCATCTGGCCATGATCGCCGGGGCCGATCCCAACGATCCCGCCGCGGGACGGTTGATGATCGCGCCGTCTTCCGGCGGCGTTCCGATCGACATCATCCCCGACCTGCAGGGCGACATCGCCGATTTTGCCTGGCGCGACAATCAGTCGCTGGTCGTCCTCGTCAATCAGGGCGTTTGGTCGCATCTCGACGTGATCGGCCTCGATGAACGCCAGTCGCGCCTGTATGCCTCTCCCGCGCCGATCTGGTCCGACCGGCAGACACCCATCGGCCGGCCCGAGGAGGGCGCGATCTTCACGTCGTTTTCGTATGCGGACCTGACCGGCGCGCTGGCGCTGACCGGGAATTCACCGCGGCATCCCACGGAAGTCTACTACCGCCGGAGCACCGGTTCCGAGCCGGTGCGTCTGACCGACAACAACCTTTGGCTGGCCGATTGCGCCCTGGCGCCGCAGGAAGTGGTCCGCTACACGGCGCGGGATGGCCTGGAGATCGAAGGCATCCTGATCCGTCCCCTCAACGAACAACCCGGCACCCGCTACCCCCTCATCTTGCAGGTGCATGGGGGTCCGGAGGCGCATTATCAGAATGGCTGGCTGACCAATTACGCCAGCGCCGGGCAGGTCGCCGCCGCCCGCGGCATGGCGGTCTTCTACCCGAACTACCGGGCCAGCACCGGGCGGGGAGTGGAATTCTCGAAGATGGACCACGGCGATTTGGCCGGGAAGGAATTCGACGACCTGATCGACGGCGTCGACCACCTGATCGGCGCCGGACTGGTCGACAGCGCCAAGGTGGGAGTGACGGGGGGATCATACGGCGGCTACGCCACGGCCTGGTGCGCGACCTACTACTCCGATCGCTTCGCCGCGGCGGTCATGTCGGTCGGCGTCACCGATCAGGTCTCAAAGTTCGCGATTTCTGACATTCCCAACGAATTGATCGAAGTGCATCTGCGCAAGACGCCGTGGGAGAACTGGCAATTCCTGCTGGAACGCAGCCCGATCTACTACGCCGACCGATCAAAGACGCCGACGTTGATCCTGCACGGCAAGAAGGATACGCGAGTCAATCCCTCCCAATCGCTGGAGCTTTACACCCACCTGACGATGCGCGGGAAGGCGCCGGTCCGTCTGGTGTGGTATCCCGATGAGGCGCACGGCAATCGCAAGGCCGCCGCCCAGCGCGACTACAACCTGCGGATGCTTCAGTGGTTGGAGCACTACCTGAAGGGGCCCGGCGGCGAGCCGCCGGATTATGTGCTTGATTACGGCTTGGAGTGA